From Flavobacterium alkalisoli, the proteins below share one genomic window:
- a CDS encoding TIGR03643 family protein translates to MKNKFSEEDTDRIIEMAWEDRTPFEAIYHQFGLREDEVKSFMKTHLKFSSYRLWRKRVENCKTKHTAKRSSGINRFKCTRQRLTGNKISKR, encoded by the coding sequence ATGAAAAACAAGTTTTCAGAAGAGGATACCGACAGAATAATAGAGATGGCCTGGGAAGACCGAACGCCTTTTGAGGCTATTTACCATCAGTTCGGCCTGAGGGAAGATGAAGTGAAAAGCTTTATGAAAACCCACCTGAAGTTCTCCAGCTACAGGCTATGGCGAAAAAGGGTTGAAAACTGCAAAACCAAGCATACGGCAAAACGCAGCAGCGGTATTAACCGTTTTAAATGTACCCGACAAAGGTTGACCGGCAATAAAATTTCAAAGCGTTGA